CTTGCGTGGCGGTGTCATCGGGCTGAATTGTCGCTGAAAGTCCGCACGCCAGCGCCACGGACCGGGCGTTCACCTCGGCACGGCTTGCCATACCGCCGCGGCCACGCCGCCGCCGCCTACGCTGAACGGCGGGCTGTCGTCATCGCCATCGAGCTTGAGCACGAAGGCGGCGCTCAGCGCCGACTTGCGGATCCGCGGCCGGGGCTGGTCGCGAATGATATCGTGGACCGCATAGCTTCCCCCGTCATGGGCAGTGATCTCGGGCAGCGTCGCGCCGGGTCCCCATGTCGCGGGCTCCGATGTTGCGCTGGAACGCACCTGCCTGGTTTCCGCAGTCACGGGACCGGCAGGCAGGCGTTCGAGACGCGTATCACCGGCGGGAAGCATGAACGGCTGCAGCCTTGCGTTGCCGGACGAAACTGCCGGGCTGCGCACGCCGGCGGGGTCCTTGATCAATGCGGCAGGGGGCGGAGGCGTTCGGACGCGTCCGGCACGCTCCCCCGCCAGCGCGGGAAGCGAAAGTCCACAGGCAATGGTGCAACCGAGCAGAGCCTTGAGCATCACCGTTTCCCCAAACCAGTGAAGATGCCGCAGGATGACTTGTGTGGGGCAAGGGCGCAATGCGAATTGTCTCGTTCCGCCGCGCCCTGCCCTCACTGCGCCGTAAGTGTATCGAATTCCTCGATCGTCAGCGGCGTCTGGAATTCGAGACCCGCTTCGAAATCATGGGCCCAGACGACGCGTGCGGACCATTGGCCGAGCTTGGGCAGCGTCAGCCAGATCATCGCGCCGGCGCGAAGCTCCGAATAGGTCTGGAGTCGCGCGCCATGGATCGAGAGATCGGTGACGCGGCACAGCGTGCGATCGAGACCGCCGCGGCCGACCCGCGCATCGAGCGACACCGGCGCCCGGGGAACGCGCCGCCGGCCAAGGCTCTCGGCAGGTTCGAACTCGGCCGCGAAGGGTGCATGGATGAGTTGGGTCGCCATGCAGTCAGGCTAACCGCGTCTGGCTAATGCCGCGTTAACGACGAAATCCCGGCGCGGCCGGATCGGGCGAGCCTCGGCTCGTCATGCGATCCGGCCGTGCCGGGATCCCGAAAATATCGAAGCGGGCCTCCGTCGGGCGGCCTGCGCTTACTTCTTGCCGAGCGAGAGACCGCCGAAGCGCTTGTTGAAGCGCGCGACCTGGCCGCCCTGGTCGAGCATCTGGCCACGGCCACCGGTCCAGGCGGGATGCGCCAGCGGATCGATGTCGAGCGTCATCAGATCGCCTTCCTTGCCCCAGGTCGAGCGAGTCTCGAACACGGTGCCGTCGGTCATCTGGACCTTGATCATGTGGTAATCGGGATGCGTGTCTTTTTTCACGATCGAATTCCTTGGAAAAGCCGCCGGTTTCCGACCGGCAGCGGACGCGCGCGACTAGCAGAGGGTTGCGGCGAAGGCAACCTTTGCGCCCGGCGCGGGGAGAATCAGGCTGCGGGCGGCTCCGCGATCATCGCCGTGAATTCGCATTCGGTGGCGACTTCGCCATTCAGCAACGCCCTGCCCGCGAACTTGCAGACCCGGGACCGCTTCTGGATGAACTCGACTTCGAGGCGGAGCAGCACGCCGGGCTCGACGGGCTTGCGGAACTTCACGCCGTCGATCGACATGAAATAGACCAGCTTGCCCGATCCGGCGAGGCCGAGGCTCTCGACGGCGAGCACGCCCGCCGCCTGCGCCAGCGCTTCGACCTGGAGCACGCCGGGCATGATCGGACGCCCGGGGAAATGCCCCTGGAAGAATTCCTCGTTCATCGAGACCGCCTTGATCGCGACGATGCGCTGGTCGAGGACCAGTTCTTCGACGCGATCGACGAGCAGCATCGGGTAACGATGCGGCAGCGCCGCCATCACGCGCTTGATATCAAGCGGGCCGATGGAGACGCTGCCGGTTTCGGTCTCGCTCACCGAGGCTCGGCCGGCTTTGCAGACTGGGTGGTCGCGGCCGGCGCGGGCGCCGCACCCGGCTGTGCCGGGCGCTGCTGCGCGGCCGCCTGCTGATAGGCCTGGATCTGGGCGGCCTGAGCGATCTGCTGCTGGATGGCGAGCGTCTCGCGCGAGGGCTGCCAGTCGGCTGGCGGCTGGATGCCGACGGTCGGCGTGGTCTTGTCGATTTCGGCGACGATCGCCTGGCTGATATTGGCCGAATCCGGCGCATACATGAACACTTCCGGCGACAGCACGACGCTGATCTTGCGGGCGTTCACGACGCGCAGCTGCGCGGCCTCATACTGGCGAAGGACCGACTCGATCGCGAACAGCTCGGCGCGGGCGGCCGGGTTGCTGAGACGCTGCATGTCGTTCTGCGCATTGGTCTGCGCGGTACGGATCTTCTCGATCGCCGGGTTCTTGGCGGTCTGCGCGGCCTTCGCCTCGTCTTCGCTGACCTTGCCGTCCTTGTTGGCGTCGAGCTGTGCGACGAGCGGCTTGAGCTCGTTGTCCAGCGCAGTGCGGCGCTGCTGCATCTGATCGAACGCCGCCTTGTAGGTCGTCGAGATCTGCTGGTTCGCGGCGTTGAACGCCTTGGACGAAGCGACGACGCTGGTCGGGTTCGCATAAGCGATGCCCGCGACCTGCGCCTGTGCGGGCGCTGCGATCACGAGTGCCGCGGGAGCGGCGAGCATCGCCGCGAGGAGTGCTTTCTTGGTAATCATCAGAACTGGGTCCCTACGTTGAATGTCACAAGCTTGGAATCGTCGCCGTCCACCGTCACGAGAGTCTTCGCGACGTCGATGCGGAGCGGCCCGAACGGCGAATTCCAGTTGACGCCAAAGCCCACCGAAATGCGCGGCTTCGCGGAATCGCCGACGAAGCGCTCGAAGAACGGCGTAGTCGGGGAGTTGGCGATCGCGTTGATCGATGTGCCGACGCACGCTGCCGAGGCACTTGCCGAATAGCCGACGGTGCAGGTCGTCAGCGCCCCGGCATTGGTGCCCGTGCTGACGACATAATATTGATTGCCGCTCGCGTCCTTGAGGAAATTATCCTTGGGAAGCAGCGTCGGCGAGCCGTCCGCGTTGAAGACGAGGTTACCCGCGCCATCGGTCTTCTGGGCGAATTCGATCGTCTTGCCCGGCCGGGTGATCCCGAACAGGCTGCCGGCCATCACGAAGATCGACGGGCGCAGGCCCATTTCGGCCGCACCGGCACCGAGCGGAATCTCCAGCTCGGCCTTGGTGAGGTAATAGGCCTTGCCGCCCAGTGCGTCGTCGATGATCTGGTCTTCGTCGGTGACCAGCAGCTGGGTGCCCGCTGCCGCATCGCCGGTATAGCTGATACGCTGCACGCGCGGTCCAACGCCGCGGATGTCGAAGCCGCGGAACTGCGGCTCGCCCAGATAGAAGCGGTCGGTGATGCGCACCGGATCGACGCCCGCGCTGGTCTTCTCCAGGCTATGGATATAGCCGCCCTCGCCCGACATCGAGAAGATGAAGCCGCTGCCGACGTTCCAATATTTCGAGCCCTCGGCACGGGCACGGACATATTTCACTTCGCCGCCGAGACCGGCAAAGTCAGCACCGACGCTGAGGCGCTGGCCGCGGGTGGGACGCAGGCGGCTGTTGAGGCTGTCATAGATCAGCGAGACGCCGACCAGCGAGGTGATGCGGTTGCCGACGGCCTCGCAATAATAGCGGCCCGCCTTGAGCGGATCGCAGACGCCGTTGGTGTAGAAGCTCGACTTGTCGAGCGTGACGTTGTCCTGGCGCAGCGTGTAGCGGCCCGACAGCGTCCAATATTCGGTGAGCGGCAGGCCCGCCACCAGCTGGCCGCCCGTCGCAACCTGGCTGTAGGTCGTGCTGCGGTCGCTGCCGATATAGTTGAAAGCGTTATAGTCCTGGCGGAACAGCGTACCGCCCAGCGCGATGTTGGTGTCGAACAGATACGGCTCGGTAAAGCCCAGCTCCACCGACTTCGAATAGCTCGAATAGTCGACCGATGCCGACACCGTCTGGCCCATGCCGCGGAAATTGCGCTGGCGGATCGATGCTTGGAGGATGAAGCGCTCGAGGCTCGAGAAGCCAGCCGACAGCGTCAGCTCGCCGTTCGGACGCTCTTCGACATTCGCCGCAAGCACGATCCGGTCGGGTGCCGAGCCTTCCTTGCGCTCGATCTCGAACTTGTCCTGGAAATAGCCCAGCGAGTTGATCCGGTCCTGCGAACGCTTGACGAGGAAGGTATTGAAGGCGTCGCCCTCGGCCACGCGGAACTCGCGGCGGACTACCTTGTCCTGCGTCTGGCGATTGCCGGTGATCTCGATCCGCTCGACATAGGTGCGGTTCGATTCGCCGATGTGGAAGTTCATCGTCATCGTCAGCGCTTCGCGGTCGCGCTGGAATTCGGGGCGCACGTCGGCGAACGCATAGCCGAACGCGCCGGCGGTCTCGCTCAACTGCTCGACTGTGTCTTCGACGGCCTTTGCGTTGTAGAACTGGCCTTCCTTGATCGCCAGCGCCGTAGCGAGCCGCTTGTCGTCGAAGTCGCGGATCGCGCTGTCGACGGTCACCGGGCCGAACTTATAGCGCGGGCCTTCCTCGACCACATAAGTGATGATGAAGTCGCGCTTGTCCGGCGTCAGCTCGGCGATCGCCGAGATCACGCGGAAATCGGCATAGCCCTCGGTCAGGTAGAACTGGCGCAGCTTCTGCTGGTCATAGGCGAGGCGATCCTGGTCGTAGCTGGTGTTGGAGCTCAGGATGTTCATCAGGCTCGACGTCTTGGTCGCCATCTCGCCGCGCAGCTTGCCGTCGGAGAACACCTCGTTGCCGATGATGTTGATCTGGCGGACCTTGGACTTGGGGCCCTCGTCGATCTCGAAAATCACATCGACGCGATTCTGGTCGAGGCTGACCATCTTGGGCTCGACATTCGCAGCGAAGCGGCCCTGGCGGCGATACAGCTCGACGATGCGAGCAACGTCGGCGCGGACCGCGGTGCGCGTGAAGATCTGGCGCGGCGCCAGCTTCACTTCCTTGCCAATCTTGTCCTGCTTGAGCCGCTTGTTGCCCTCATAGATCACGCGATTGATCACCGGGTTCTCGCGGATGCGGATCACCAGGTCGCCGGTCTCGACGCCTTCGATTGACACATCGGCCAGCAGCTCCGACGCGAGCAGGTCCTTGATCGCCTGATCGACGGTCTCGTTGGTGTAGGTCTCGCCGGTGCGCAGCCGGGTATAGGAGAGCACCGTTTCGGGTTCGAGGCGCTGGGAGCCCTCGACGCGGAGCGAGCGGATCGTCCGGACCTGCTGCACCGGTACGGGCGCGGGCGCAGCGACGGGCGCCGCAGCCTGGGGCGCGGGCGTCGGCGCCTTCGGGGCGGGAGCGGTCTGCGCAGTTGCGAGTCCCGAGAGCATCGTGCCCGCAAGAAGCGTCGCAGTGGCGCGTGCGCCGAAATGATAAACCTTGATCGTCACATCCCACCCCAAGTCGGATTTCGAGTAATGCCGCTGCCCACGCGACGCCGGAACAACCGCCCCTGCCTTAACCGCATCAGCCGATCAACCCGGCCAGATTTCTCCAGACGCCGAATGCGCCCAGATCGTTCAACGTCACCAGCAGCATCAGCGCCAGTATTGCGATCAAGCCACCCCGGAAGGCCCATTCCATGACCTGCGGCTCGACCGGGCGGCGGCGTACGGCTTCGACTGCGTAGAACAGAAGATGCCCGCCATCCAGCACTGGAACTGGCAACAGGTTGATGAATCCGAGATTAATCGAAATGAGCGCGATGAGGAACACGAACTCTACCGGTCCCATCGCGAGACGCTCGCCGGAGACTTGCGCGATCTTGAGCGGCCCGCCGAGTTCGGAGAGCGACCGGCGGCCGGTGATGATCTGCCCCAGCCCGTCCAGCGTCATCTGGACGATGTCGCCAGTCTGGCGGATGCCGACCAGCGGCGCCTCCAGCACGCCCACCGGCCTGAGCACCGGCTTGCTGCTGCCCACGCCGAGGATGCCGATCCGATATTTGTTGCCGAAGCGGTCCTGCTCCTCACGGACGCCGATCACGGTATCGGCAGCCATCGCCGTGCCGCTGCGCTCGAAATCGACCTGCACCGCTTCGCCGGGGCGAAGCTGGGCATATTTGGCGATGTCGGTGAACGTTTCGACCGAACGTCCGCCCAGCCCGGTGATCCGGTCGCCGGGCTGAAGGCCCGCAATTGCGGCGGCACTGCCCGGCTGCACCGTGCCCACCAGCGACGGCGTGACATTCTGCCCATAAGCGAGCGCGAAGCCGGCAAGGATGACGATCGCCACGATGAAATTGGCAATCGGCCCCGCCGCCACGATGATCGCGCGTTGCCACAGCTTCTTGGCCTGAAACGTCTGCGCGCGCTCGTGCGCGGGCAGCGACAGCCATTCGGGCGAAGGCTGGCTCGCCGGGTTCATGTCGCCGGCAAAACGCACATAGCCGCCCAGCGGCAGCCAGCCGAACTTCCAGCGGGTCCCGCGCTTGTCGGTGATGCCGGCGATCTCGCGACCGAAGCCGATCGAGAATTCCTCCGCCTTCACTCCGAACCACCGCCCGGCGAGATAATGCCCCAGCTCGTGCAGGAAGACGAGCGGTCCGAGCAGCAGGACGAACGCAATGAAATATATCGGGATGGCGGGGGATTCGATCAAAGAACGCAGTCCTTCACACGCTCGCCGGCATACGCCCTCGCCTCGGCGTCGATTGCCAACACGGCATCCAGCGAGTCCGGGGCGGCCGGGTCGTAGCGCGCCAGCGTATCGGCAACGATTGCGGCAATTTCAAGAAATCCGACACGCCCGTCGAGGAATGCCGCCACGGCCACCTCATTGGCGGCATTGAGGATCGCCGGCCGTGCCCCGCCTGCGCTCAGTGCGTCGCGCGCCAGCGTCAGCGCGGGGAAGCGCACCGGGTCCGGCGCCGCGAAGTCCAGCCGGCCGACCCGCGCCAGATCGAGCTGCTCGCACGGCGTCTCCATCCGCTCGGGCCAGGCCAGCGCAAAGGCGATCGGCGTGCGCATATCGGGACTGCCCAGCTGGGCGAGCACCGATCCGTCGATATATTCGACCATCGAATGCACCACCGACTGGGCATGGACGATCACGTCGAGCTGGTCGGCGCGGACGGGGAACAAGTGGAAAGCCTCGATCAGCTCGAGCCCCTTGTTCATCATCGTCGCCGAATCGACCGAGATCTTGGCGCCCATCGACCAATTGGGATGCGCCACTGCCTGTGCCGGCGTGATCGCCCGCATCGCTTCGAGCGAAGTCTCGCGGAACGGACCACCGCTAGCCGTGAGGATGATCCTGCGCACGCCGCGTGGGGCAGTCCGGTCTAGGCACTGAAACACGGCGTTGTGCTCCGAATCGACCGGCAACAGCGTCGTGGCGTGCGCCCGTGCCGCCGCCATCATCACTTCGCCCGCCGAAACCAGCGATTCCTTGTTGGCCAGCGCAACAGTGCCGCCCGCTTCCAGCGCCGCCATCACCGGCTTGAGACCGGCGGTGCCGACGATCGCCGCCATCGTCCAGTCCGCCCGCATGCGCGCTGCATCGCACACCGCATCGGCCCCTGCCCGCGCCTCGATACCGCTCGAACCCAGTGCGTCGCGCAGGCGGTCGAGGCAGTCCGGGTCGGCCACGACGGCGACCTTCGCGCGGGTACGGATCGCTGCAGCCGCCAGCTTGTCCACATCGCGGTTGGCAGCGAGCGCGAGCACCTGGAACTGGTCCGGCGCCCGCTCGATCAGGTCGAGCGTCGAGCTGCCTACCGAACCGGTGGCACCGAGAATCGTCACGGTTTTCATCAGGCGAACGCCAGTACCAGCGCCGCCGCGACCGGGGCCACTGCAACAAGGCCGTCGAGCCGATCGAGCACCCCGCCATGGCCGGGGAGCAGGCTGCCCGAATCCTTGACCCCTGCCCTTCGCTTCAAATGGCTCTCATACAGGTCGCCGAGCTGCGACAGCATCGCCAGCAGCGGCGTACACAGCGCCAGGATGAGCGGCAGGCCGAACCCGGCTGCAAGGATTGCGGCAAACACGCCCGCACCGACAAGCCCGCCGAAAAAGCCGGCCCAGGTCTTGTTCGGGCTGATCGCCGGCGCGAGCTTCGCTCCCCCGATCGCGCGACCGGCGAAATAGGCGGCGGTGTCGCTGGTCCACACGAGCGCCATTGCCCAGAGCGTCAGCAGAAAGCCGTTGGATTGTTCGCGCAATGCCAGCAGCCCGAGCACGGGCAACCCCACATAGAGCGCGCCGAGCGCAAGCTGCGGCTTGCGGACCGCCGCCCCCAGGAAGAAGCAGGCCGCGAATATCAGCCCGAGCGCGAGGAACCCCGGTCCGGCGGCGAGACCCGGCGCCATGATCGCCAGCGGCACGGTGATCGCATATTGCGCCAGCCGCTTCTGCTTCAGCGTCGCGCCGGCAAGATCGGCCCATTCGCCCATCATCAGCAACCCGCCGACAGCGACGAGCAACCAGAAGACGAGGCCCCCGAACCACAGCGCCGCGAACGACACTGCGATCAGGATGACCGCAACGACGAGGCGCTTGCCGAGATCGGAGTTCTTGGCGCTCACAGGCCTCCGAAACGCCGTTGCCGCTGCCCGAACCGGTCGATCGCGTCGGCGAGCGCCTTTTCGTCGAAATCGGGCCACAGCGTGTCGACGAACAGCAATTCGGCATAGGCCGCCTGCCACAGCAGGAAGTTCGACAGGCGCTGCTCGCCAGAGGTGCGGATCAGCAAGTCGAGCGGCGGCAGGTCCGCGGTCTCCAGCTCGGCTTCGAACCGCGCCTCGTCGATCGTGGCGGGATCGAGCGAACCGTACCGCGCCTGTTCGGCGAGGCGGCGCGCAGCGGCCAGTATCTCGGCCTGCGCGCCGTAGTTGAGTGCGATGACCAATGTCGGCCCCGGATTGGTCGCGGTGCGCGCGACTGCGGCGTCGATCATCGTGACCAGATCGGGAGCCAGGCCCCGCCAGTCGCCGATCACCCGGAGCCGCACGCCCTCGCCGACCAGCTCGTCGAGCTCACTCGCCAGGAAATGGCGCAGCAGCCCCATCAGGTCGCGGACCTCGTCCTCGGGACGGCGCCAGTTTTCCGAGGAAAAGGCATAGAGCGTCAGCACGTCGATGCCGAGCGTGCGGGCGGCGCGCGCGACGCGGCGGACCGCCTCTACGCCCTGCTTGTGCCCGGCGATCCGCGGCAGGAAGCGCTTCTTCGCCCAGCGCCCGTTGCCGTCCATGATGATGGCGACGTGGCGCGGAGTCGTTCCCGACGGAAGCTCCGGGGCGGGCCTAGCAGCCATGACCAGCCGCCCGGAGGAGTCCGGCATGCCGTGAACAGCGATGCCGTTCACACGTCACTTGCCCAGGATTTCCTTTTCCTTCGACGCGGCGGCCGCATCGATGTCGGCGATCGTGGCGTCGGTCAGCTTCTGCACTTCGGTTTCGAGGCGCTTGCGCTCGTCCTCGCCGAACAGCCCCTTCTTCTCGTCGGTCTTGAGGCTGTCATTGCCGTCGCGGCGCACGTTGCGGGCGGCGATGCGCGCCTTTTCGGCATATTGGTTGGCGAGCTTGGCGAGCTCCTTGCGGCGCTCCTCGGTCAGGTCCGGGATCGGCAGGCGCAGCGTCTGGCCGTCGGTGATCGGGTTGAGGCCCAGCCCCGCCGAGCGGATCGCCTTTTCGACCGGGCCGACATTGGTCTTGTCCCACACCTGGACCGACAGCATCCGCGGCTCGGGCGCCGAAACGCTGGCGAGCTGGTTGATCGGCATGTGCGAGCCATAGACTTCGACCGAAACCGGATCGAGCAACGTCGTCGATGCGCGGCCCGTGCGCAGGCCCTGGAGGTCGTGCTTGAGCGCCTCGACCGCACCGGCCATGCGGCGCTCGATATCTGCCTTGTCGTAAGCGGCCATTGCCGGCTCTCCTGTTATGCGTCGATTGTTTCGTTTTGGACGATCGTCGAAGCACCCTCGCCGCGCAGCACGGCGGAGAGATTGCCTTCGTCGCGGATGTTGAACACCACGATCGGGATATTGTTGTCGCGGCAAAGCGCCACGGCCGATGCGTCCATCACCTTCAGATTGTCTGCGAGGACACGGTCGTAGCTAAGTGAATCATATCGCTTCGCAGTCGGCACCTTCTTCGGGTCGGCGTCATAGATGCCGTCCACCGAAGTGCCCTTGAACAGCGCGTCGCAGTTCATTTCGGCGGCACGCAGCGCGGCAGTGGTGTCGGTGGTGAAGAACGGCAGGCCGGTGCCCGCGGCGAAGATCACAACGCGGCCCTTCTCCATGTGCCGCTCGGCGCGGCGCCGGACATAGGGTTCGCACACGCTGGCCATCGGGATCGCCGACTGGACCCGCGTCTGCACGCCGATCTTCTCCATCGCGTTCTGCATCGCCAGCGCGTTCATCACGGTCGCGAGCATGCCCATATAATCGGCGCTGGCGCGATCGAATCCCTGCGCAGCGCCCGCAAGCCCGCGGAAGATATTGCCGCCGCCGACGACCATGCAGACTTCCAGGCCGGTCTCGACGGCCTCCTTCACTTCGGTGGCCACGCGGTCACAGGTAGCGGGGTCGATGCCGAACTGGCCCGACCCCATCAGGACCTCGCCCGAGAGCTTGAGAAGGATGCGTTTGAAGCTGGGAGCGGTCATTTGAGCCTTGGGTAGGAGGCGGATAGCGAAGCGGCGCGGACCTTAGAGGTGCCGCGCCGCAGGAACAAGCGGAGATGCCGGGGAGAAACCGTGCAGGCGGAACGCCCCGGCGCCTCGCGTTACTTGGTGAGGCCGGCCGTAGCGGCAACCTCGGCAGCGAAGTCGCTCTCTTCCTTCTCGATGCCTTCGCCGAGCTGGAAGCGGACATAGTCGGTCAGCGTGATCGTCGTGCCGGCGTCCTTGCCGGCCTTGGCGATCACGTCCTGAACCGGGGTCTTGCCGTCCATGACGAACGCCTGGGTGAGCAGCGCGTTCTCCTTCTTGAACTTCTCGATCGGCCCGTTGAGGATCTTCTCGGCGACCTCTGCGGACTTGCCGACGATCTTCTCGGCGTTCTTTTCGCGCAGGATCGCTGCCTCGCGCTCGACGACTTCGGAATCGAGACCTTCGACCGACAGCGCCAGCGGGAAAGCGGCAGCGATGTGCATCGCCAGCTGCTTGCCTAGCGGCTCGAGCACGTCGACGCCGGCATCCGATTCGAGCGCGACGAGCACGCCGATCTTGCCGAGGCCGGGGGCCGCCGCGTTATGGACGTAAGGGATCACGGCGCCCTTGGTCACTTCGACCTTCTTGGCGCGGCGCAGAACCTGGTTCTCGCCGATCGTCGCGATGTTCGCGGTCAGCACGTCCTCGACGCTGCCGCCGGCAGCCATCGCCGCGGCCTTGATCGCATCGACGCTGTCACCCTTTTCGAGTGCAATCGACGTCACTTCGCGAACGAAGCCCTGGAAGATCTCGTTCTTGGCGACGAAATCGGTCTGCGAATTGACTTCGACGGCGACACCCTTGGTGCCGGCGACGGCGACGCCGACCAGGCCTTCAGCGGCGGTGCGGCTCGACTTCTTGGCAGCTGCGGCCAGGCCCTTCGAGCGCAACCAGTCGCTGGCGGCTTCGAGGTCGCCATTGGTCTCGGTGAGTGCCTTCTTGCAATCCATCATGCCGGCGCCGCTCTTTTCGCGGAGCTCCTTCACGGCTGCTGCAGTGATCTCGGCCATGTTTCCATTCCTCTTGCTGGTCGCGGCTCTCGCGCGATGCTCATAAATCAAACCCCGTTCGCCCTGAGCTTGTCGAAGGGGCCGTCTTCTTTGGCCCTGCGAGGGAGAAGAAGTACGGGGCTTCGACAGGCTCAGCCCGAACGGGGTTGGGTCGGCGCTCCGAACTGACGGCCGCCTAGTGCGTGCCTATGTCAGTTCGGAGACAGCCAGTTTCAACTTACGCGTCGATCTGACGCTCGCCCTCTGCAGCCTGCTCGGGCTCGGTCACGGCTGCGGGAGCCTCGGGCTCCGCGGCAGGAGCTTCGAACTCCTCGGCAGTAACGACAGGCGCGTCGGCGGCAGGTGCTTCGTCAGCGACCGGCGCGGGAGCGGCAAGCGCTTCCTCGACCGGGGGCTGCTCGGCGGCGCCGAAGTCGAAGCCCTGGTTGCGCTGCTGCTCCTGGCCACCGCGGGTCGCGGCGATCGCCACGGCTTCGCAATAGAGGCGGATGGCGCGGCTGGCGTCGTCATTCGCCGGAACCGGGAAGGCGATGCCGTCCGGGCTAACGTTCGAATCGAGGATCGCGACGACGGGGATGCCGAGCGTGTTGGCTTCCTTGATCGCCAGCTCTTCCTTGTTCGCGTCGATCACGAACATGATGTCGGGAACGCCGCCCATGTCGCGGATGCCGCCGAGCGAGAGCTCGAGCTTGTCCTTCTCGCGGGTGAGCTGGAGCACTTCCTTCTTGGTCAGGCCGTGCGTGTCGCCCGACAGCTGCTCCTCGAGCGTCTTGAGGCGCTTGATCGAGTTGCTGATGGTCTTCCAGTTGGTGAGCATGCCGCCCAGCCAGCGGTGGTTGACGAAATGCTGGTTCGCGCGGCGTGCTGCCTCGGCGATCGGCTCCTGCGCCTGGCGCTTGGTGCCGACGAAGAGGACCTTGCCGCCGGCGGCGACGGTCGAGTTCACGAATTCGAGAGCGCGCGCGAAGAGCGGCACGGTCTGCGAAAGGTCGATGATGTGGACGCCGTTGCGGTCGCCGAAGATGTAGGGCTTCATCTTCGGGTTCCAGCGGTGCGTCTGGTGACCGAAGTGTGCGCCCGATTCGAGCAACTGCTGCATGGAGACGACTGGTGCCGCCATAGGGATAACTCCTTCCGGTTGAGCCTCTGGGAAGCGGGAACCGGGATCCTGTGATCCCCACGCCAAAAATGGCGGGGGCAGGCATTCACGGCACCGGGTTATGATGCTTCCCATGCGGGGTTGAGGCGGCGCGCTTAGCCGAAGCGAAGCGGTCAGGCAAGTAGAACAAATTTGGAACAACCCATTGACCGCGGAACGTTAACGGAACATAAAGAGTTCAGAAGCGGGGCATGGAACGCCTCACGTCGCCAAAGGGTTGGAATCATTGAATTCCCGCCGGTTGTGCGCGGACAGGAGCTGTACGATGACTGGATTTGCGATCGCCCTGCTGTTCGGGTCCGCCTTCGTGGCCGCCGCCTGGACGCTCTATGCCAGCATCCGGCCGCAGCTTCCCCGCTTTGCCGAACTGCTGCTGCCCGCTTCCGCCCTGCCCGCGCTGCCGCCGCGGCTGAGCCGGGTTACGGTACGTGCGGTTCCGGCGCGGCTGCCGACGCGGAAGCAGCTGCGCGCAGCTGCCTGATCCGGCGATAGCTGCGGACGCTGAACGGAATGACCGCCAGATAGGCGATCGCCAGCAGCGCCAGCGTCGGCCAGGGCGCCGAGACCAACGCCGCGACCAGCACCACCAGCACCGCCAGCGCTTCGAAGCGGAACCGCTCCTTGAGGCGAATCGTCGGCGCATAGGTAGCGATGCTCGAGATCATCAGCACGGCGATGAATGCGGTCCAGGGCGCGATCACCGCGGGG
This genomic stretch from Sphingomonas sp. LM7 harbors:
- a CDS encoding PilZ domain-containing protein, yielding MATQLIHAPFAAEFEPAESLGRRRVPRAPVSLDARVGRGGLDRTLCRVTDLSIHGARLQTYSELRAGAMIWLTLPKLGQWSARVVWAHDFEAGLEFQTPLTIEEFDTLTAQ
- the rpmE gene encoding 50S ribosomal protein L31; amino-acid sequence: MKKDTHPDYHMIKVQMTDGTVFETRSTWGKEGDLMTLDIDPLAHPAWTGGRGQMLDQGGQVARFNKRFGGLSLGKK
- the fabZ gene encoding 3-hydroxyacyl-ACP dehydratase FabZ produces the protein MSETETGSVSIGPLDIKRVMAALPHRYPMLLVDRVEELVLDQRIVAIKAVSMNEEFFQGHFPGRPIMPGVLQVEALAQAAGVLAVESLGLAGSGKLVYFMSIDGVKFRKPVEPGVLLRLEVEFIQKRSRVCKFAGRALLNGEVATECEFTAMIAEPPAA
- a CDS encoding OmpH family outer membrane protein; the encoded protein is MITKKALLAAMLAAPAALVIAAPAQAQVAGIAYANPTSVVASSKAFNAANQQISTTYKAAFDQMQQRRTALDNELKPLVAQLDANKDGKVSEDEAKAAQTAKNPAIEKIRTAQTNAQNDMQRLSNPAARAELFAIESVLRQYEAAQLRVVNARKISVVLSPEVFMYAPDSANISQAIVAEIDKTTPTVGIQPPADWQPSRETLAIQQQIAQAAQIQAYQQAAAQQRPAQPGAAPAPAATTQSAKPAEPR
- the bamA gene encoding outer membrane protein assembly factor BamA; translation: MLSGLATAQTAPAPKAPTPAPQAAAPVAAPAPVPVQQVRTIRSLRVEGSQRLEPETVLSYTRLRTGETYTNETVDQAIKDLLASELLADVSIEGVETGDLVIRIRENPVINRVIYEGNKRLKQDKIGKEVKLAPRQIFTRTAVRADVARIVELYRRQGRFAANVEPKMVSLDQNRVDVIFEIDEGPKSKVRQINIIGNEVFSDGKLRGEMATKTSSLMNILSSNTSYDQDRLAYDQQKLRQFYLTEGYADFRVISAIAELTPDKRDFIITYVVEEGPRYKFGPVTVDSAIRDFDDKRLATALAIKEGQFYNAKAVEDTVEQLSETAGAFGYAFADVRPEFQRDREALTMTMNFHIGESNRTYVERIEITGNRQTQDKVVRREFRVAEGDAFNTFLVKRSQDRINSLGYFQDKFEIERKEGSAPDRIVLAANVEERPNGELTLSAGFSSLERFILQASIRQRNFRGMGQTVSASVDYSSYSKSVELGFTEPYLFDTNIALGGTLFRQDYNAFNYIGSDRSTTYSQVATGGQLVAGLPLTEYWTLSGRYTLRQDNVTLDKSSFYTNGVCDPLKAGRYYCEAVGNRITSLVGVSLIYDSLNSRLRPTRGQRLSVGADFAGLGGEVKYVRARAEGSKYWNVGSGFIFSMSGEGGYIHSLEKTSAGVDPVRITDRFYLGEPQFRGFDIRGVGPRVQRISYTGDAAAGTQLLVTDEDQIIDDALGGKAYYLTKAELEIPLGAGAAEMGLRPSIFVMAGSLFGITRPGKTIEFAQKTDGAGNLVFNADGSPTLLPKDNFLKDASGNQYYVVSTGTNAGALTTCTVGYSASASAACVGTSINAIANSPTTPFFERFVGDSAKPRISVGFGVNWNSPFGPLRIDVAKTLVTVDGDDSKLVTFNVGTQF
- the rseP gene encoding RIP metalloprotease RseP codes for the protein MIESPAIPIYFIAFVLLLGPLVFLHELGHYLAGRWFGVKAEEFSIGFGREIAGITDKRGTRWKFGWLPLGGYVRFAGDMNPASQPSPEWLSLPAHERAQTFQAKKLWQRAIIVAAGPIANFIVAIVILAGFALAYGQNVTPSLVGTVQPGSAAAIAGLQPGDRITGLGGRSVETFTDIAKYAQLRPGEAVQVDFERSGTAMAADTVIGVREEQDRFGNKYRIGILGVGSSKPVLRPVGVLEAPLVGIRQTGDIVQMTLDGLGQIITGRRSLSELGGPLKIAQVSGERLAMGPVEFVFLIALISINLGFINLLPVPVLDGGHLLFYAVEAVRRRPVEPQVMEWAFRGGLIAILALMLLVTLNDLGAFGVWRNLAGLIG